The DNA region GAGGATGAATATCTGCTTTTGGAAATTTAGGAAACAATTTCAGGCAGCAAATTAGTGAAACGAACAATTAAGTTTCTAAGCAAGTCACTTGGCAAGTGACCAATAATTTGAGACCTTAGACCAAAGTTAACTGTCCTAGAGGCCATTAGGAAATAAAAGTAGGAGCAAACAAGGAATATTAGACAGAGCTGGAACAGTTACTGGTCGTAGTGACCTAACAATTAAATTCAAATGACAATGTGCAGCCTCAACCTACCCATCCTCCACAACCATCTGCTGCACGTGCTAAGTTCTAGCCAACAAAGGAGGAAATATTGTAAGAGAAGAAATGACCAGACATGAAGAAATCAACATGATAAACCTATATTTGATGAAGAATCTGGTGTTTAATTGGCTAAAATGGACCGTGAGTAAAGACAGAACTACTTTGGGTGGCAATCCCCAGTTTAATATGAATCGAAACTAATTGCAAGATATGACCTGGGAATATTATGGACCATGGGCCTGCGGATAAAATCAGTGGGACATCCAATACACCAAAAAACATATTCTAAATGGACTGTTAAATTGCATAACTTACCTCGCTGGCACAAGTTACGTGAGTTTACATTATTTCTTGGGATGTAAACAAATCAACCATAGAACACATTGGTTGATTTACTGTTCAATTTGGAGAAACTATCTTGAATACATACTTCTCAACAATCTTGGCATAATATGTTAACTTGCCAGTGAATTCCATTAATTTGTGGCAAGAGATGGTGCAACAATTTCAAGCTCAGCTCTTTTGAATAGAGCCTGAGGTCTCAATGGCTGACATATGTAGGCTGAGGCAGCGGCTAGGAGAAACTGCCATGCAATACATTATACAAGTTAAGAAAACTAGGGATTGATGTCATATCACGTATCTGAAATTGAATATTTGTTTAGTTAGCATAAATTATCTAGATTTTAAAGACAAAGTTTGAGGGTGAAAAACTTAAGACTTATTTAAACTGGCCACTAGGGTCATGTGTTATAGTACAATTCTCAGAAACAAAAAAAGCTTAAAAGaagatttcttcttttggtGCATATTAACCAGATCAGCCTAACATGAAATTGACATTGATGCGGCTGAAGTCATTGGAGAAAAAGCCATGAGTTAGCCAAAGAGCATGAAAAATCAGCAAGTAAAGAATCACTTTCATGAAGATGGAAAGCTGAAAATGTCCAATTTAACTAAAGCCAGTCAAAATTTTGATCAAATGTTGGCCGTTCAATTTATTAGGTTGCCGAATAACAATGCTTCTTTAAAACAAATGAAAGGAaacaaataattaaaatttcatAACTTTTTAAGGCATTCAACTAATAATTTTcctgatgtttgaaataaggtACCAGACAATATACAGAGTTACTAACcctgaaaaaggaaaggaaatttCAAGGATTGACAATAATCCACTTTCTGGAGCTTTTGAGACCATCATGGCTTGTGAAAAGgaagttgaagaagaggatagcaaACTGAAGGCCGTTGCATTAGAACAAACTAAAAGCAAACTTGAGGAAGAGAATATGAGCAATAAATTGCGTCTGAGATGGTGGAAAAACTTGAATTGGCAACCAATTATCAGCCAAAGTGTAAACAAAGCCAAAATGGGCAGGATTTCAGTCAGACAATTGGTTTGAGCAACTAAAAGCAAACCAACTAAAATTGGCCATGAAATACATCCAGTGTTGAAAATTGCAGAAACATGCAAACAGACCAGGTAAGATAACAAGAAACGCAGTAAGCTAAGAGTATCTGAAAATATAGCCTTACCTGTAACAGCAGCTGAAGATGAACCTCCACATGCTATAAAGACAATATTTTCCTGAGCCAGAGCTTCAATAACAAGAGGAACTCCCTGGTTTTGAATAGAATGATGACCCAATTGACCATGACCACCATGGCCCCATGAAAGAACTTTGCCATTATCTGAGAACATCTTGAGATACTAATTTCTATTCAGAATTGTCTAAATACATCCACATATTAAATAGTAAGTTAACAGCAAAGAGCATTAGCAGAAATAAAGAAATACTTGACATGACAACTGCTAGGTGACGTAATTTTTCACAATCTATCAAACTCCTGAGAAGGACACTGTAACTATTTTACCTGTTAAAGCTAAAGAATGGTAACCACCACAAGCTATTTGAATGATTCGAACATCGTTGAGGCTAGGAATAAGTCGTGGCTTCCAATCACTTGTTCTATCACCCCGTCCTAGTTCAAAATTCGAATTTGCTGCCCAAAAACAATATACTATTGCTAAGCAGTTGGCTGATAGGTCAAAGTCAGAAAAGTTGCCGAGGAagataattaaatatttaacaGAATTTTCATTGCATTCCAACAGTACAGCAACTTTGTATCCAACATGCCCGAAAACTGAAAAGCATCAAGTGCACTGATCTCTAGTCTATATTAGTGCAACACAAGACAGCATGTCTATATTCGAGAGTATATAAGAAAGAGTCGAGTAAGCAGATAAGAACCACTTTTAGCAATGGCACTTTGAGCAAAACTGTAATTGGTGCGGAAGTTTCTATCATATGGAAAGTGAAAACTGAGAAAAATCTAGATACTTCCATTGAATCAAATAAAATGTTGGTATAGCTgtaaaataataacaaaaaataatgtTAAGATTTCTGTGATCTCATAAATAGACTAACTATATCAAGACAAAATAAACAGAAACAGAAAACTATACTACAACATTAAGATGTACTCATATTCCAAAATAGTATTAATCACCCAAAAGGGACCACGTTGCCAGGTATTTTGTTTTAGACTGAAATGAGTTCTCCATCTACAGATTTTTCTTCAGATATGCCATTGGGGTATCTACAAGACTGTTCTTCCATTCATCCCCATGATCAGCATGTATcttataaaaaatagaaatacaaAACCACTAAGTCTATGAAGTTTTTAGTTGGGAACAAAGTTCGCCGTCTCAGTACCAAATcctgtaccggtgccacaccagcacagtgtcggtatggtacgatACAAAATTTTTTGGACGTACCGAATATCGATATGCCACCCGTACCGGATACTGGTACCGAAGAGTATGGCGTACCCTGCTTGGGACATTATCTTTTCCGTGGGAACCACAGAGCATGCAAACACGCAcacacaagagagagagagagagagagagagagagagagagaccccgATTCATAGAATTCCACCAGAAGTACTTGTTAGACAGAAATGGAACTCCAGAACACCTCCAAATGACATTTAACTGGTAAACCGAGCAGACCgttgaaaaatcaaaattgacTATGACAGCGCAAAATCAATACGTTGGGCTATCAAATGCACCTATTTTTTGGGCAAATGACGATTTCAGAATTGTGCATTACAGATGTTGACCAGTTTAACCAACACTCTGGATTACTCGACAAAAATAAAGCTCCAGAACTTCTTCAGTAGGAATGTTGGCAGTTCGTGAACAAAGCAGACtgctctaaattaattatgacAAAGTGAATGTTGCATAAAATtaacttttcttcttttttttgcagAATTTCTTTTACAGAAGAATACACATTGGTCTAAGTACAAGACAAGCTATACACATTTGCAGGGTTTCCAAAACACATTTACTGAACAGATTTCCAAAACACTCAATACACAAATTTTGAATGTCTGATGCACACTTGTTCAGACTACCACCCGCCTTATACTCATAGTAATGGACAAATCATAATGGGACCCTAAATGTATAACAGTTTGCCAAAAAAACACCCAACAATTTTGtgcaaaattaaataattaagttGATATCTTTCCAAAATAAACTATGACAATGAAAGCATGCAGACGGCCTTGAAGAGCATATATAACAGAGgctttgtagttcctcttaattAACGAATAAAAACATACGTTTGCGCCCAGTGCGACCAATTGGTGTTTGCGTCAATATTCGTGTGTCCTCAATGACGATTCGACGAGCACTTGGTAGTTTACAGTGATGAGTAAACAGAGCTCGGTGATGACGACGGAGGAGAAGGCAGAGGAGGAATAGAGGGCCAGCGAGGCCAAGGGGAAAGGCATAGGCGGTGAATGGCCAACCCCGAGAAAGGTGGAGAAGCTTCCGATGTGGTCGACAGTGGCCCAAGCTCAGCCTCAGCAGCCACTGTGGACCAACCATCGCATATCGAAACAGGAACTCGAGACCCTCCTAAAGCATTTCATAGAGGTACTCGAGCTGCCGTCGGAGAGGGTGGGGAAGGCTCGAAAGGCATGGGCGTCCACGTCAGTCATCTTCCGAAGTCTGGGAAGGCAGGTACGGGCGAAATGGATTGCTCGGGAATTAAGACTGAGGGGGAAGCTCGACTATGACATCGAGGTGTTCCCGATGGCGGAGGAGCACTTGATCGTTCGTTTTAGGAGCGAGGGGCACAGGGACGTGGCACTGGCCAACGGCCTGTGGCTAGTGGCCGACCAACTTTTGGCCATGGAGCGTTGGATGCCGAACTTTGCCCCAGGCGTCAAGACCGTGAGCTGGGTTGTTGTATGGATCCGGCTCCCCTCCCTTCTGTTGGAGTATTAGGAAAAGGAGTCAATATGGGATATTGCGACGGCGGCCGGCCACTGGCCCTAGATGGATTCACATACTAGGTGCGGAAGCTAGGATTTGCCCGGGTCAAGGTGGAAGTAGATGCCCTCAAATCGCTCAAGCCAGGGATCTATATCAAGGGGGAGGAGATGAGACACTGGCAGGCTTTCGTTTATGAAAACTTGCCGACGTCCTGCTACAGATGTGCCCAGATCGAGCATGTCGAGGGGGAATATCgtttcccccctcccccccaacAGTATCGACGGAGGAGGGGGTTAGGGCATCCCCTGTGCCAATGGTCGTGGAGGCCTTTGCGGAGCCAGGAGGGGAGGTGTCTGACCAGGGTCGCCGCCCAATCTTCGGATCGTGGTTGGCCACTAACCAGGTCCGATAGCCAAAGGTGGCCGTTGTTGAGGTGCGGCAGAGGAGGGCGACTGCGACCATCCCGGAGTCAACTTTGGACCCGTCATCTAGCCATTCCGGCCTGAGTTCCCTGAGGGCTCGACCGAATTCATCCGAGTTTGGCAGCGACTCGAATGGACCGCAAAAGCCCTCCAAGGTGGCGCGGAGGTCGCCAGTGAAAGGGGGCAGCTCAGCCGGCGGCTCGGCGTACTCGGGTGATGAGGGGAGGATAGGGGTTTCTGGTTCTGAGTCGGGGGCAAGTGGGGCCGATGGGCTAGGCCCGGTGCCGGTTCCGAGCCTGCCGGAGCGAGCCATAGCGGCCCCGGTCGATGTGGCTATGGGGGAGGCTGACATTGGGCTGGCCCGTTGAAACGGGCCAGGAGCTCAATGAAAGTTGTGGCACAGTTGAAAACAGTCCTCCAAGGGCTGGTAGAGGGGCAAGGACTCGGATGAGCTGGTGGTGAAGGAGGCTGGGGAGGTGAGGCTCACGAgtgatgaccaaccccccaacgGGGTGAATGAAAAACCTGCTATGGAATtgtcggggggggggggcggggcgGGAAGCCATCCTTTCGTCCGGCCTTCCGTAGGATTGTACAGTTACATGATCCAGAGATATGTGTTGTTCGAAACTCGGTTGTCGGGGGGCAGTCTGCATCGAGCCAGGTGGGGTTTGCCAAGATCATGAGAGTTCTATGCAGTAGAATCTCAAAGGCTGTCGGAGGGATTATTGTGACTTGGCGGCTAGGAAGTTGTAACATTGATATTttgtcataaatataatcaacaggtCATTATGGTCATATCAGAAGAAAATGGGCGCCAATGGATTTTCTCTGCAGTTTGTGGGTACTGTTGGATGAGATATCCAGTagaggtggcaaaatatgacccgacccgccaacccgacccgtgttcgacccgccataaacaggtttggatttggcctaaacaggttcgggtcgtaaacaggttgacccgtttaacttgtttattaattgggtcggatacgggttttagacgtcggacccgtttaacccgtatAACCTGTTTAACTGTTGGGCTGATAGATAAGGGCCACAATCCACAAGATTCAGGGCCGGCCCAATTCTCCGCCTCGGCCCAATTTCACCGCGTTGGCCCGATTTCACCGCGAGGTCCTTAGGGTTAGGGATTGCCGTTTGTGCGCCGCCCGAGCTCATAGTCTCTGTCTCTCGCTCTCCCCTCTACTCTCGGTGCCGCCCGAGCTCCGGATTCTTCGCCTCCCGAGCCCTCTCCTCTAGACCTCCACCTCCGCCCTCTCGTCCCCCTTGCCGACTACTTCCGCCTCCCCGTCGACGGCGACCACGGCGGCTCGACCGGTCCTGGGATTTCTTTGGCTCCCGTcgccttccctctccctcttctgtTCAAAGTCTTCCGTGCGTGCGAGGTCGGATCCTCTGCTCTACCGAGGTAAGATCCATCTTTTGATGAATGCTTTCGATTCACTCgtctagtttatttttttttcttccaattaTCTCTCAGATCTGATACGGTACGGATTCATCCCTACCTacgtttatttcttggatttctagggttttttCTGTTGTTCTCTTTTCTCCTGTTGTTCTCTTTGATATTTTAATCTTCAACAAATATATAAGAATCATACTGTTAAAGTAGGCCATGATTTGTATAGATCTGCTAGACTGCTAGTACTTTTTTTGATATTAGAAAAACCCCAAAGGTTTTATAATATCagataatttttttgttttttttaaagaatattAGCAGAAAAGACATTCACCATCAAACGGTAGAGCACTTTGTCAAGGTCTAGCATTCTTGGGGATTTCTTCCATCAACAATTTCATAAGCTCGGACTAGACCCAACAGGAATGGCTTTCAACTTTGAATTTTGTTGGCCAGGTCAAGCTTCTGAAACACCCTATCGTCACCTTGGCTATAACTAAGATTCAATGGAGACCTGATCCAAAAGTACaaatagcattcatccaat from Phoenix dactylifera cultivar Barhee BC4 unplaced genomic scaffold, palm_55x_up_171113_PBpolish2nd_filt_p 001787F, whole genome shotgun sequence includes:
- the LOC103721456 gene encoding regulator of chromosome condensation-like, whose translation is MARSGRLGTGTGPSPSAPLAPDSEPETPILPSSPEYAEPPAELPPFTGDLRATLEGFCGPFESLPNSDEFGRALRELRPEWLDDGSKVDSGMVAVALLCRTSTTATFGYRTCFHFPYDRNFRTNYSFAQSAIAKSVFGHVGYKVAVLLECNENSVKYLIIFLGNFSDFDLSANCLAIVYCFWAANSNFELGRGDRTSDWKPRLIPSLNDVRIIQIACGGYHSLALTDNGKVLSWGHGGHGQLGHHSIQNQGVPLVIEALAQENIVFIACGGSSSAAVTDTGKLFMWGNARDCQLGVPGLPDVQPFPIEVKFLMEDEELGPHHVISVAVGASHGMCLVARQCQLLEDLPSRLYQTP